The following are from one region of the Salvelinus fontinalis isolate EN_2023a chromosome 5, ASM2944872v1, whole genome shotgun sequence genome:
- the LOC129856003 gene encoding uncharacterized protein DDB_G0287625-like: protein MLQNNNNNKLVKLLPNRNNHDNNKLMKLLPNRNNHDNNNNNKLGKLLPNRNNPDNNNNNKLVKLLPNRNNHDNNNKLMKLLPNRNKHDNNNNKLVKLLPNRNNHDNNNKLVKLLPNRNNHDNNNNNKLVKLPPNRNNHDDNNNKLVKLLPNRNNHDNNNKLVKLLPNRNNHDNNNKLVKLLPNRNNPDNNNNMVKLLPNRNNHDNNNNKLVKLLPNRNNHDNNNNKLVKLLPNRNNHDNNNKLVKLLPNRNNHDNNNKLVKLLPNRNNHDNNNNNKLVKMLMSPPWMFKFNSLPSVNVTTMDV, encoded by the coding sequence ATGCttcagaacaacaacaacaacaagctggtgaagttgctacccaacaggaacaaccatgacaacaacaagctgatgaagttgctacccaacaggaacaaccatgacaacaacaacaacaacaagctggggaagttgctacccaacaggaacaaccctgacaacaacaacaacaacaagctggtgaagttgctacccaacaggaacaaccatgacaacaacaacaagctgatgaagttgctacccaacaggaacaaacatgacaacaacaacaacaagctggtgaagttgctacccaacaggaacaaccatgacaacaacaacaagctggtgaagttgctacccaacaggaacaaccatgacaacaacaacaacaacaagctggtgaagttgcctcccaacaggaacaaccatgacgacaacaacaacaagctggtgaagttgctacccaacaggaacaaccatgacaacaacaacaagctggtgaagttgcttcccaacaggaacaaccatgacaacaacaacaagctggtgaagttgctacccaacaggaacaaccctgacaacaacaacaacatggtgaagttgctacccaacaggaacaaccatgacaacaacaacaacaagctggtgaagttgcttcccaacaggaacaaccatgacaacaacaacaacaagctggtgaagttgctacccaacaggaacaaccatgacaacaacaacaagctggtgaagttgctacccaacaggaacaaccatgacaacaacaacaagctggtgaagttgctacccaacaggaacaaccatgacaacaacaacaacaacaagctggtgaagatgttaatgtcaccaccatggatgtttaagtttaatagtctaccaagtgttaatgtcaccaccatggatgtttaa